The following proteins are encoded in a genomic region of Triticum dicoccoides isolate Atlit2015 ecotype Zavitan chromosome 1B, WEW_v2.0, whole genome shotgun sequence:
- the LOC119349862 gene encoding E3 ubiquitin-protein ligase RNF14-like — protein sequence MPKKHRDRIFHLIAIPAGTSPPPRSSTAMPRKSSKGDGKAAADALRRLDLDASAAEDAPVETPPPRPEAPAPPVEASSSGTAAVGGGPEEEDLRRLHELVGFGRERVELTEEEVRANHQRQEDEICALEAIFGDNLVMFNRKEGQRSFQVHVNIEIPEDGKDVSVRLGFGTGALDYKQVHGHDGDASDELFYKFRVQHLPSMLLSCLLPSSYPSHQPPFFTISTEWLDRVMISSLCHMLDMTWEEQQGMEVIYQWVQRLQSSSLSYLGFGDEIILSKGDQTCAQDGGDKRALTHNAPPDVTIPRIIRYNDDKRHEAFLYAIHYCAICFSEFPGVDFIKLPCHHFFCQKCMQTYCKMHVKEGTVVKLLCPDTKCGAVVPPNILKRLLGEDEFERWETLLLQRTLDAMVDVVYCPRCQTACLEDAGDEAVCPSCLFSFCALCRGRRHVGVECLSAEEKLQILEERQKSARTKGDIQKLMDEVCSIKEILKDAKQCPHCKMAISKIEGCNKMTCWNCGGFFCYQCNAAISGYDHFKGDCVIFDQVEIDRWRMPMNRRVHRMVVGQAQVALLARGHAYPCPTCGQAIRKIGNNNHLYCWSCNQHCCALCRTSVQKMSQHFGPTGCKQHTENP from the exons ATGCCAAAAAAGCACCGTGACCGAATTTTCCATCTAATCGCCATTCCTGCCGGCACATCCCCACCGCCGaggagttcgacggcgatgcctcgGAAATCGTCCAAGGGGGATGGGAAGGCCGCCGCCGACGCACTCCGACGCCTCGACCTCGACGCCTCCGCCGCCGAGGATGCACCCGTGGAGACGCCGCCTCCGCGTCCCGAGGCCCCCGCGCCGCCGGTGGAAGCTTCTTCATCCGGCACCGCCGCGGTGGGTGGCGGCCCGGAGGAAGAGGACTTGAGAAGGCTCCACGAGCTGGTGGGATTCGGTCGGGAGAGAGTGGAGTTAACTGAGGAGGAGGTGCGCGCCAACCATCAGAGGCAGGAGGACGAG ATATGTGCCCTGGAAGCGATTTTCGGCGACAACCTAGTCATGTTCAATAGAAAGGAGGGTCAGCGATCTTTCCAG GTTCATGTGAATATTGAGATCCCAGAAGATGGTAAAGATGTATCGGTGAGGCTCGGTTTTGGTACTGGAGCACTAGATTATAAGCAAGTACATGGTCATGATGGCGATGCCAGCGATGAGCTGTTTTACAAGTTTAGGGTTCAGCATTTACCTTCGATGCTGCTATCATGCCTCCTGCCTTCGTCATACCCTAGCCATCAACCACCCTTTTTCACTATATCCACCGAATGGCTGGACAGAGTGATGATTTCATCATTATGTCACATGCTGGATATGACCTGGGAAGAGCAACAGGGCATGGAAGTAATATATCAGTGGGTGCAACGGCTCCAAAGCTCTTCCCTTTCTTACTTAGGGTTTGGTGATGAGATAATTTTAAGCAAGGGTGATCAAACGTGTGCTCAAGATGGTGGGGATAAGCGTGCTTTAACACACAATGCTCCACCTGATGTTACAATTCCAAGGATTATTAGATACAATGATGATAAGCGTCATGAGGCCTTTTTGTATGCTATCCATTACTGCGCAATTTGTTTCAGCGAGTTTCCTG GTGTCGATTTCATCAAACTTCCATGCCATCATTTCTTTTGCCAGAAATGCATGCAAACATATTGCAAAATGCATGTCAAGGAAGGAACTGTAGTGAAGTTGTTGTGTCCCGATACAAAATGTGGAGCCGTTGTTCCTCCCAATATATTGAAAAGGTTGCTAGGGGAGGACGAGTTTGAACGTTGGGAAACATTGCTTCTTCAGAGAACTCTTGATGCAATGGTTGATGTCGTTTATTGTCCGAGATGTCAAACTGCTTGCTTGGAAGATGCAGGTGATGAAGCCGTGTGTCCAAGTTGTTTGTTCAGCTTCTGCGCACTTTGTAGAGGGCGACGTCATGTTGGGGTTGAATGTTTATCTGCAGAAGAAAAACTTCAAATTTTGGAG GAACGTCAAAAGTCTGCACGAACAAAGGGAGAcatccagaagcttatggatgaagTATGCAGTATCAAGGAAATTTTGAAGGATGCAAAGCAGTGCCCGCATTGCAAGATGGCTATATCTAAGATTGAGGGATGCAATAAGATGACCTGTTGGAACTGCGGTGGATTTTTCTGCTACCAATGCAACGCTGCAATTAGTGGATACGATCATTTCAA GGGTGATTGTGTGATATTTGATCAGGTTGAAATCGATAGATGGCGGATGCCAATGAATCGAAGGGTACACCGCATGGTTGTTGGACAAGCTCAGGTTGCCTTGCTCGCCCGAGGACATGCTTACCCGTGTCCTACCTGTGGCCAAGCAATTCGAAAG ATTGGAAACAACAACCATCTCTACTGTTGGTCTTGCAACCAACACTGCTGCGCATTGTGCCGCACGTCTGTCCAGAAGATGTCACAGCATTTTGGTCCAACGGGATGTAAGCAACATACTGAAAATCCATGA